In a genomic window of Phyllostomus discolor isolate MPI-MPIP mPhyDis1 chromosome 5, mPhyDis1.pri.v3, whole genome shotgun sequence:
- the MYCL gene encoding protein L-Myc has protein sequence MCLCADCRAAQSRPGAAPLLVAGGRNEGADMDFDSYQHYFYDYDCGEDFYRSTAPSEDIWKKFELVPSPPTSPPWGSGPGVGDPASGIGPPEPWPGGGAGDEAESRGHSKAWGRNYASIIRRDCMWSGFSARERLERAVSDRLATGAPRGNPSKVSAAPDCAPSLEVGNAVPAAPCPLGDPKTQACSGSESSSDSEGEEIDVVTVEKRQSLGVRKPVTITVRADPLDPCMKHFHISIHQQQHNYAARFPPESCSQGGASERGPQEEALERDAPEEKEDEVHEEVVSPLPMESEAPQSCHPRPVSSDTEDVTKRKNHNFLERKRRNDLRSRFLALRDQVPTLASCSKAPKVVILSKALEYLQALVGAEKRMATEKRQLRCRQQQLQKRIAFLSGY, from the exons ATGTGCTTGTGTGCGGACTGCCGGGCTGCCCAAAGCCGGCCCGGAGCGGCTCCGCTCCTGGTAGCGGGCGGCCGGAACGAG GGAGCGGACATGGACTTCGACTCGTACCAGCACTATTTCTACGACTATGACTGCGGGGAGGATTTCTACCGCTCCACGGCGCCCAGCGAGGACATCTGGAAGAAATTCGAGCTGGTGCCGTCGCCCCCCACGTCGCCGCCCTGGGGCTCAGGTCCCGGCGTCGGGGACCCGGCCTCTGGAATTGGTCCCCCGGAGCCGTGGCCCGGAGGGGGCGCCGGGGATGAGGCAGAATCCCGGGGCCACTCAAAAGCTTGGGGCAGGAACTACGCTTCCATCATCCGCCGAGACTGCATGTGGAGCGGCTTCTCGGCCCGGGAACGGCTGGAGAGAGCGGTGAGCGACCGGCTCGCCACTGGTGCGCCCCGGGGGAACCCATCCAAGGTGTCCGCCGCCCCGGACTGCGCTCCCAGCCTCGAAGTCGGCAACGCGGTGCCCGCTGCCCCCTGTCCGCTGGGCGATCCCAAGACCCAGGCCTGCTCGGGGTCCGAGAGCTCTAGCGACTCGG AGGGTGAAGAAATTGATGTTGTGACAGTGGAGAAGAGACAGTCGCTGGGCGTACGGAAGCCGGTCACCATCACGGTGCGAGCAGACCCATTGGACCCCTGCATGAAACACTTCCACATCTCCATCCATCAGCAACAGCACAACTATGCCGCCCGTTTCCCTCCAGAAAGCTGCTCCCAAGGTGGGGCTTCAGAGAGAGGTCCCCAAGAAGAGGCTCTGGAGAGAGATGctccagaggaaaaggaagatgaGGTACATGAAGAAGTTGTGAGCCCCCTGCCAATGGAAAGTGAGGCTCCCCAGTCCTGCCACCCCAGACCCGTCAGTTCTGACACTGAGGATGTGACCAAGAGGAAGAACCACAACTTCCTGGAGCGCAAAAGGCGAAATGACCTCCGTTCGAGGTTCTTGGCCCTGAGGGACCAGGTTCCCACCCTGGCCAGCTGCTCCAAGGCCCCCAAAGTGGTGATCCTGAGCAAGGCCTTGGAATACTTGCAAGCCCTGGTGGGGGCTGAAAAGAGGATGGCTACAGAGAAAAGGCAGCTCCGATGCCGGCAGCAGCAACTGCAGAAAAGAATTGCTTTCCTCAGTGGCTACTAA